The following coding sequences lie in one Salvelinus fontinalis isolate EN_2023a chromosome 21, ASM2944872v1, whole genome shotgun sequence genomic window:
- the LOC129818743 gene encoding huntingtin-interacting protein 1-related protein-like has product MSSSKPKNKSENKTEKQLAAEKEQFGKLQLHSISKSITSSETPLKEKYARSIIMGTHKEGGATTFWSFIINLPLSSNAIISWKFCYMLHKVLRDGHHNAVRDSHRYSRNVKDMGILWGNLHDRYGHIVALSAKFLSIKMEFHVKHKVIPGNLEAADETVEREAGTDVNKIFDMTHELLDYLDAALKMSETVWRQLDANAGKSTTPAGQCRLGPLIPVILDCSWLYHFSVKLLFKLHSCVSADSLLGHRERFRDLFNSLTKLFDRARETEFFKKVIQIPDLPDSPPNFLRASALAEYVRPVVVMPNEEPYEEVEAAPDYSQAPQMPQQPYNMLSQLGAPDAGFDHRRSPSPALTEAETLRKELEVIKPELQLFKTEAQRCVTQLKSQVNRLEAELEDQRTHKQMALVDNEHLRMEVGALRQATVALPGVQAGYQEADGRAQAAELRFSQLKERHAELVTSHADLLKKNAETVRFLSSTQQNQEKLATAKQQLASEVDLLRQENRLKLEQQKQEIDRLNRELLDQRAALGEVHSVLDNKEMAGSQMTGALQGLQREREELLRCLREKEGEVSSLQQQAQLHHSSMEQDRDRSAREIASLRQQLQQQLAINAEQRVEIDRLKRELEQSRAEVSRANNALQNKEMTGSQMNSALMGLQTEREGLLRSVREKDAELSSLRQQAQLQRSSLEQDNDRTSREMASLRQQLQQQASREGELTRKLQEEQFCLLQCAVVEAEGIILDAVSKLDDPIHVRCICSPDYLVNRAEITLGSLDKMQQSHVVYLGNMDDASGLLRAVTQFSHLASDTIVNGGATAHSAPTDQADRLTDSCREASTHCLQFLHELKSRATLQRADPTTIRYVMQRILTMGQDLRLQGQDVLKEELGEMVDKEMTATSTAIEEAVLRMDEILNQARRDTSGVKLEVNQSILGSCSDLMKAIHMLVTAATDLQKDIVESGRGAASVKEFYAKNSCWTEGLISASKSVGWGATQMLDSADKVVTSGGKYEELIVCSHEIAASTAQLVAASKVKADRNSKKLSTLQQASRHVNDMAAVVVTSTNHGQRQITEREPMDFSGISLIKVKTQEIESQVKLLELENQLEQERVRLGELRKKHYQLSGTGTPHGGEVEGGDRDDEGDSFPPPPPPTLLPASTLLPQPYLNTQPFSQTQPDSQLSAQSYSPPKSYSHTQPYSQTKPYSEPESYSQPATQSYSPPQPFSPPQSYSSSQTQSYLPPQSYSQTQSYSHPQTYSQSQPYVNTNPFSQPPPLSAPLSAPLSQPLSQPLSQPLFLPLSQPLSQPLSQPLSQPLSQPLSQPLSQPLSQPLSQPLSQPESLPLPNNSVELAKPTHTSKKPSIFQKTGTLFSKFRRGEAGTEESRIRNVKILNPE; this is encoded by the exons ATGAGCTCGAGTAAACCGAAAAACAAAAGCGAGAATAAAACTGAGAAGCAATTGGCTGCGGAGAAAGAACAGTTTGGAAAACTACAG CTCCACAGCATCAGTAAAAGCATCACCTCCAGTGAGACACCGCTGAAGGAGAAATATGCACGCAGT ATCATCATGGGGACCCATAAGGAGGGCGGAGCCACAACGTTCTGGTCGTTCATCATCAACCTGCCGCTCTCCTCCAACGCCATCATCAGCTGGAAGTTCTGCTACATGCTGCACAAAGTCCTCCGGGACGGACACCATAAC gctGTGAGAGACTCTCATAGATACAGCAGGAACGTCAAAGACATGGGCATACTCTGG GGGAACTTACATGATAGGTACGGCCATATTGTGGCCCTTTCAGCCAAGTTCCTGTCCATCAAAATGGAGTTCCATGTGAAG cacaaggttatTCCAGGTAACCTGGAGGCCGCAGATGAGACggtggagagagaggcaggaactGACGTCAACAAAAT ATTTGATATGACCCATGAGCTGTTAGATTACCTGGACGCTGCTCTGAAAATGTCAGAGACAG TTTGGCGACAGCTGGATGCCAACGCGGGCAAGTCCACCACTCCGGCCGGACAGTGTCGTCTGGGACCTCTAATTCCTGTTATACTGGACTGCAGCTGGCTCTACCACTTCTCTGTCAAACTGCTGTTCAAACTGCACAGCT GTGTTTCAGCTGACTCTCTTCTCGGACACCGGGAGAGATTCCGTGATCTGTTCAACAG CCTCACTAAGTTATTTGATCGAGCCAGAGAGACGGAGTTCTTCAAAAAAGTTATTCAGATCCCTGACCTGCCAGAT TCTCCTCCGAACTTCCTGCGTGCCTCTGCACTGGCGGAGTACGTGCGGCCGGTGGTGGTGATGCCCAATGAGGAGCCTTATGAAGAAGTCGAGGCGGCGCCAGACTACAGCCAAGCGCCCCAGATGCCACAG CAACCGTACAACATGTTAAGTCAGCTGGGAGCTCCTGATGCTGGATTTGATCACAG AAGATCTCCGTCTCCAGCTCTGACGGAGGCAGAGACTCTGAGGAAGGAGCTGGAGGTCATCAAACCAGAGCTGCAGCTTTTCaaaacagag gCTCAGAGGTGTGTGACCCAGCTGAAGTCTCAGGTGAACAGGCTGGAAGCAGAGCTGGAGGACCAGAGGACCCATAAGCAGATGGCTTTGGTGGACAATGAACACCTGCGCATGGAGGTAGGGGCCTTACGACAGGCCACCGTCGCCCTACCAGGGGTACAGGCTGGATACCAGGAAGCTGATG GTCGAGCCCAGGCAGCTGAGCTGCGTTTTTCTCAGCTCAAAGAGCGACACGCTGAACTGGTCACCAGCCACGCTGATCTACTGAAGAAG AATGCAGAGAcagtcaggttcttgtccagcaCCCAGCAGAACCAGGAGAAATTGGCCACGGCCAAACAGCAGCTGGCCAGCGAGGTGGACCTCCTTCGACAGGAGAATAGACTCAAG CTGGAGCAGCAGAAGCAGGAGATAGATCGGCTAAACAGAGAGCTGTTGGACCAGAGAGCAGCGTTAGGTGAAGTCCACAGTGTCCTGGACAACAAAGAGATG GCTGGTTCCCAAATGACTGGTGCTCTGCAGGGTCTCcagcgagagagggaggaacTGCTGCGCTGTTTAAGGGAGAAAGAGGGTGAAGTGTCCTCCCTACAGCAGCAGGCTCAGCTCCATCACAGCTCCATGGAGCAGGACAGGGACAGATCAGCCAGAGAGATAGCCAGCCTGAGGCAACAGCTACAGCAACAG CTGGCTATAAACGCAGAGCAGAGAGTGGAGATTGACAGACTGAAGCGAGAGCTGGAGCAGAGTCGAGCGGAGGTGTCACGCGCTAACAATGCCCTGCAGAACAAGGAGATG ACTGGTTCTCAGATGAACAGTGCCCTGATGGGTCtccagaccgagagagaggggcTGCTGCGCTCTGTGAGGGAGAAAGATGCTGAGCTGTCCTCTTTAAGGCAGCAGGCACAGCTCCAACGCAGCTCTCTGGAGCAGGACAACGACAGGACATCCAGAGAGATGGCCAGTCTGAGGCAACAGCTACAGCAACAG GCATCTCGTGAGGGTGAGCTGACCAGGAAGCTGCAGGAGGAACAGTTCTGTCTGCTCCAGTGTGCCGTGGTGGAGGCTGAAGGCATCATACTGGACGCTGTGTCCAAACTGGACGACCCCATACACGTACGCTGCATCTGCTCTCCAGATTACCTGGTGAACCGAGCTGAGATCACCCTGGGTTCTTTGGACAAGATGCAGCAGAGTCACGTGGTCTACCTGGGAAATATGGACG atgCCAGTGGTCTTCTGAGGGCTGTGACACAGTTCTCCCATCTGGCTTCTGACACCATCGTCAACGGAGGAGCTACAGCACATAGTGCTCCTACTGACCAGGCCGACC gtcTGACTGACAGTTGTAGAGAAGCTTCCACCCACTGTCTGCAGTTCCTACATGAGCTGAAATCCAGAGCCACGTTACAGAGAGCCGACCCTACTACGATACGCTATGTAATGCAACGTATACTCACTATGGGACAG GATCTGCGTCTTCAAGGGCAGGATGTTCTAAAAGAGGAGCTGGGGGAAATGGTGGATAAAGAGATGACTGCTACCTCTACTGCAATAGAGGAGGCTGTACTCCGCATGGac GAGATCCTGAACCAGGCCAGGAGAGACACGTCTGGGGTCAAACTGGAGGTCAACCAGAG catCCTTGGCTCCTGTTCAGACCTAATGAAGGCCATCCACATGCTGGTGACAGCTGCCACTGACCTGCAGAAAGATATTGTGGAAAGCGGCAGA GGGGCAGCATCAGTGAAGGAGTTCTATGCTAAGAACTCCTGTTGGACTGAAGGCCTCATCTCTGCCTCCAAGTCAGTGGGCTGGGGCGCCACTCAGATGCT AGACTCGGCTGACAAGGTGGTAACTAGCGGGGGTAAATACGAGGAGCTCATCGTCTGTTCTCATGAGATCGCTGCTAGTACCGCCCAGCTGGTCGCTGCCTCCAAG GTGAAGGCGGACCGCAACAGCAAGAAGCTGTCGACGCTGCAGCAGGCCTCGAGACACGTCAACGACATGGCTGCCGTAGTGGTGACCTCCACCAATCACGGACAGAGGCAGATCACTGAGAGAG AACCCATGGACTTCTCAGGCATCTCCCTGATCAAAGTGAAGACTCAAGAGATTGAGTCTCAG GTGAAGTTGTTGGAGCTGGAGAATCAGCTGGAACAGGAGAGAGTTCGTCTGGGAGAGCTGAGGAAGAAACACTACCAGCTGTCTGGGACTGGTACACCCCAcgggggggaggtggaggggggagacagggatgACGAGGGAGACAGCTtcccaccccctccccctccaaccctcttaccagcctccaccctgctGCCCCAGCCCTACCTAAACACACAGCCCTTCTCACAGACACAACCCGACTCACAACTATCAGCTCAGTCCTACTCACCACCCAAGTCCTACTCACACACTCAACCCTATTCACAAACAAAGCCTTACTCTGAACCTGAATCCTACTCACAGCCTGCAACGCAATCCTACTCACCACCCCAACCTTTCTCACCACCCCAATCTTACTCATCATCCCAAACCCAGTCTTACTTACCACCTCAATCGTATTCTCAAACCCAATCCTACTCACATCCCCAAACATACTCTCAAAGCCAGCCGTATGTAAACACCAATCCCTTCTCCCAACCCCCGCCTCTGTCCGCGCCTCTGTCCGCGCCTCTGTCCCAGCCACTGTCCCAGCCTCTGTCCCAGCCTCTCTTCTTGCCTCTGTCCCAGCCACTGTCCCAGCCTCTCTCCCAGCCTCTGTCCCAGCCACTGTCCCAGCCTCTCTCCCAGCCTCTGTCCCAGCCACTGTCCCAGCCTCTCTCCCAGCCTCTGTCCCAGCCCGAGTCCCTTCCCCTTCCAAATAATTCAGTAGAACTCGCCAAGCCAACCCACACTTCAAAGAAACCTTCCatcttccagaaaacaggaaccCTGTTTAGTAAG TTCCGAAGAGGTGAGGCTGGAACAGAGGAATCCAGAATCCGGAATGTTAAAATCCTAAATCCAGAATGA